The DNA region GAACGAACGCGGGCCGTGCGGCCCGGCCGGAACGGTGCCCTCGCGGACGACGTCCACCGCCAAGATCTCGGTGTCGAACCCGCCGAACCCGAACACCCGCAGCAGGGTCCGGCGCACGTCCCACTGCTGGAGGTGAGAGAACCCCTCGGGGGTCTTGCTCACCCGGTCCCATGCCAGCGCGCCGAACAGCTCGTGCAGCTGCCGGTCGGTCAGTCGCCGGGAAAGCCCAGGATGGGCCGTCTGCGTCATCACGGCCGCCGCGTCGGGTGTCGGGTCGGCGGGGGCGGCCGGGGCCGCCTGTGCCGTCTTCGCGGCCCGCTTCGCCGGTGTCTTCGCCGCCGCCTTGCGGGCGGTCTTCGGGGCGGTCATGCCCGCGCCTCCCAACTCGACAGCGCGGCGTCGAACTCGCCGGCCTCGGACCACCGGACCTCGCTGGACAGCGGGTCGAACCCGTCGAGCAACAGGGCAACGCACGTGGCCACGGCCGCCGGAGACGCCGCTCGGTCCAGGTCCAGGGCGCCGCCGGAGTGCGGCGCGTCGTGCTTCCACCCGTCCAGGTGCGACCACTGGACCGTCACGTCCGGCCACTCGAACCGGGCCAGCAGCTCGCGGCCGTCCGTCGACGTCGCCTCGACCCGGGCCGGGGGCTGCCCGGCCGCCGCGAGCGTGGCGTGGACCGCGTCCACGTACCGCAGGTGCGGGTAACCCGTGGTGGTCATCGGCCCTCACCGCCGCGTGCGATCAGGCGGGTGATCGCGCCCGGGGCCGTCCCGGTTACCGCGTCGTCCAACGACCGCGTCCACACCTGCCGCGCGTGGTCGGCGTCGGTGTCGATCCAGTCCCACCCTTCGGTGTGCGCCTCGCTGCGGGCGAAGTCGTCGCACAGCTCGCGCGCCGCTTCCTTGGTGGCGAACAGCTCGGGCTCGGCGCCCTCGTACTCCGCCAGCCACCACGACGACCCCGGCCCGGCCGACAACCGCGCCTCCGCCTCGGCCAGCCGGATGCGCAGCTCCCGGTTCTTCTCCTCGGCCTCCCGGCACCGCTTCGACCACGCCGTGATCGACTCGTCCCGACGGCCGACCTCGCCGGCCAGCTCCTCGACCCGCGCCCGCGCCCGGTCCCGGTCGGCCATCAGCACCCGCGACACCGGGTCACGCCGCGCCCGATGGGTGAACCACGCCCCGTTCAGGGCGTCGCGGTTCTCGTCCACCTCCAGCCACGCCGCCACGGCGGCGCGGGCCTCGGCCGAGGCGGTGTCCGACACCCACCCGCCGGACGCCTTGACCGCCGCGTCCAGCACGTCGTTCCACTCGGCGTCGCGTAGCTCCTCGTACCGGCCGACGTCCAGCAGGTACGACACCCGCGCCACGTCCGGAATCTCCGCGATCACCTGGCACTGCTGCTCGCCCGGGTGCGCGAGGTCGTACGACCCGCGCCGGACCTGCACGTTGAGCGTCATGCCGCGCCCGCCTCTCGCTGCGACGGGAGCGCCACGACGACCCCGTTGTTGGCCTCGACCGCCGCCTCACGGGCGAGTCGCTGTACGTCTTCCGCCGACAGCGCCACCACGGGCGCGTTCATGTGCGCGGTGCTCTCGATGTCCGCGACCAGCTCGTCAACCACCCGGCCTTCGCAGTCGTCCGGGTCGCGCACCTCGTGGATCAGTGCGTCGAGCGCGTTGCGCACGTGGGAGTCGGGGTCGTCCCGCAGCGCGGCCGCAAGCTGCGTCAAGGTGTCGCGGCGGATGCGTTCGGCCTTGAGCGCCGCGCGCCGTCCCAGGACGCCGGGGATGATCTCGGGGCGGCTCACTGGTCCTCACCGCCGACCGGCCGCATCGGCGCGCCGAAGGTGGCTTCCAGCTCCGCGCGGGTCGACATGACCCACGACGGGCACGACGCCGGGGCGCCGTCGATGTAGTACACGGGCTCGCCCGCACGGTCGGTGTCCGACCGGTGCCAGACGGTTCCCTTGGGGTCCAACAGGTCCCCGTCTCGCCGGGGCTGGGTAGGCTGTGGAGTCACGTGCCTGCCTCGCTTTCTGCGTGTCTCGGTAGGTGCTCCAAGGGGTCGCCCGGCCGGCTAGCTGGGGCGGCCCCGCGGTTTGGGTCAGATGGCGCCCGGAGCGTCGGCGAGCTGGAGTGCTCGCAGGACGTCGGCGCGGTTGACCTTCCGGCTGCGGCCGACCGTGAAGGTCGGCACCGGCAAGTCCTTCTCGGCCAACAGGCGGTAGTACGTCGCGGGGCTGATCCCCCACACCGCGCAGATGGTCCGCTCCGCCGGGAGGACCGCTGGCAGGGCCCGAATTTCCTCGGGCGTCAGCGTCCGGCGCTTTACGGCGGTCCCGGTCGTCACGCCGGTTCCCGGGCCGGGTCCGGCGCGACGACCGGGACCGCCGTGGGCCTCACGGTCGGCAACAGGTCGTTGACCTCCAGCCCGTACGCCCGCGCCAGCTTCAGCAAGGTCCCCGCAGATGGGGATCCCTTGCCATGGCGCAGCCGGAACAGAACGGATTGAGAC from Actinacidiphila sp. DG2A-62 includes:
- a CDS encoding helix-turn-helix domain-containing protein; this translates as MDPAVIQWDRLEEAAAACGDRSRYAMSKRTGLSQSVLFRLRHGKGSPSAGTLLKLARAYGLEVNDLLPTVRPTAVPVVAPDPAREPA
- a CDS encoding DNA-binding protein; amino-acid sequence: MTTGTAVKRRTLTPEEIRALPAVLPAERTICAVWGISPATYYRLLAEKDLPVPTFTVGRSRKVNRADVLRALQLADAPGAI